TGACACGGCCGCAGGTCCTCGCAGCACCCTCTTCACGAATGCCATCCTGTGGGCGAGCAAGCAGGCTGCTCCGGTTGGGGTCACCGTTGCCATCGCGGGCAATGCAGTGTCCTCCTCCTTTATCTCAGGGCTGGGCTACACGACCACCACGGTGGGCACGAATCTCACGGCGGCAAATCTTAGCTCCGTCCAAGTGCTGGTTCTCAGTGCCCACTCGAATTTCACCGCGAGCGCGGTGACCAATATCAAGAACTTCGCAGCGGCGGGCGGAGGCATCGTGATGACCTCTACTCCTTGGGCTCTGGGCTCGAGCAACTACGCCAACGCGAACTCCATTCTCGATTCCTTCGGGCTCTGCTACAGCTTGGACTACTCGGACGACTCCTCCTGGACGGTAGCGGCTACGGCCTATCCGGCCTTCCAATCCGCGCTGCCCGCAGCAGATGCCCTGATCGCTGACAAGGAGGGCACGGCGGTGATGACGGCTGCGAACAGGAGCGCCGCGGCCAATGCCATTTTCCAGGTCACTCAGATTCGCATCGATATCGCGGCACTCGCCACCAAGCTTGCCCTGCTCAGCGACGCCGCCCACTACGGCATGATCGCGCCCACGGCGGCGGCTCCCATCAATACCACCAGCAAGCCGGTGGAGAAAATGCTCGCGAGCTACCAGTCGAAGACCTTCGACCAACTCACACCCTCAGAGCTTTTTGTCCATCCGAGTGCAGCGGATTTCCCGGGGCTGCCAGCGGCTGGTGCTAGCACCGTCACGAAGACGGTGACGATCAACGGGAATACGCCCACGGACTTCTACATGAACCAAGGGGGACGACCCACCCGTTTCGAGACCGGCCTCTACGCTGCGCCAGGTGCCACGGTCACCATCACCATTCCCGGCGATAAGACCTCCCAAGGCATCCAGGCCCACATCTCGCCGAATGGCAGCCAGGATAGCACCTTCAACATCACAAACTGGACCTTCTTTCCGAAGCTCTGGCGTCGTATCGATCTCACCCAGGAATCCACCGGGACCGGCCACGTCTTTGGCGGCCTCATCACGCTGTTGGTCCCGCCAGGAAAAAATCTCGGCAATTTCAATGTGACCATTAGCGGTGCGATTGAGGCACCGGCTTTCGTGCTCGGCCAAAATACGGACCCGGAATGGAATGCAACGCTAAAGAATAATCCTGCTCCCTACGGCTATATCCAGAATAGCAAGCTCACCATCTACGTGCCGAAGACCCAGCTCGCGGCGATGAATAACCCCGAGGCCGTGACTGCTTATTGGAAGCAGGTCATGGACATTGCGGACGAGTAATATGGTTATACGAATTACCGGAAGCGTGGGGAAGCCATCGCCACCGCGCGATATGTCGCCGCAGGTGCTGCCTACGCCAGCTATCCGATCGAGGCAGGGTGGGGGACCGGCTCCGACGAAATGTTGAACGGTGCCCGCCTTAATGGCCATTGGGGCAACTATCACGAGCTCGGGCACAATTATCAGGACATCTTCGATAGCGCTTTCGTCATTGCGCTGAGCGCAGAGGTGGATGTGAACCTCTTCCCGGGCATGATCTACACGCTGCTGCATGATCGCACGGCGTGGGATGGTGCCCACTCGACCTATGATGCCAGCAGCCGCCTGCCAAAGCGGGAGCAGTTCCTGGCGCTAGCCGACGCGGAGCGGACCTGGCAAAAGGCCCACGATATCGCCCCGGTCGCCTACGACTTCTACTTCAATCTCTCCGAGGCCTTCGGCTGGCAGGCATACAAGACGATGCTCTCCCGGCTGATGCGTTACCTGCAGAGCCCGGGCAGCGCAACGGATGCGGCCTTGAATGCTCTCAGCAGCAGTGATCCGAACTTCAAGCGGAACCGCTTCTACATGCTGATGTGCGATGCCACCGGTCGAAATCTGGATACCTACTTCCAGCGCTACGGCCTCGGCAAGGTGGGCGCGGGCCAAGAGATCACACAGTCCGTGAAGGACGCCATCGCCGCGAAAGGCTATCCGGTTTGGACGGACAACACCTCGATCGACTCACTCTCCACGCCAGCCAATCTTCATGTGGGCGAGGATGCTTCACCCGGAACGGAATTCTATCAATTCATCGCCATGGATGCCGAGGAGCCTGGCACCATTTTGTGCAATCGCTCGACCGGTGTGCTTGAGGAACGTTGGACGGGTGCCTCCATGGCCGGCAATCCCTCGGTCACGAATACCTTTAGTGCCTTTACTTCCGGTCAGAATGCCGCGGAGAACTACATCCGCCGCGTTTCCGGTTGGTTGGTTCCGCCTGCAAGCGGTGTTTATACCTTCTGGATCGCTTCTGATGACGGGAGCACGCTTTTCCTGGGCAGCGATGAAAAGGAGCCCGGCAAGCAGGCGATCGCCAGCGTTTCGGGCTACACCGGCTTTCAGGTGTGGACCTCATCATCCTCACAAAAGTCCGTGCCCATTTTCCTGCAGGCGGGACGCGCCTACTACATTGAAGCGGTGCAGCAGGAAGGTGGCGGTGGCGACCATGTCTCGGTGGCATGGCAGGGTCCGGGGATCGCCCAACAGGTCATCCCGGGAACGGTCCTGATCCCGCGGAACGCGACAACGGCTTTCCCGTCATCCGGCACTTTGCCAGCGATCACAATCACCTCCCCGGAGGAAGGTGCCTTCCTTTTCGTGCCCGGGACCTTCCCGATCACTACTAGTCTGGATGAGAACACGCTGACGATCACCAAGGTCCAGTTCTTCGATGGCGAGACGCTCCTCGGTGAAGACAGCACGGCACCGTATTCGCTGGATTGGGTGAACCCCTTGGCTGGCACCCATGCCTTGCGCGCCCGCATCGCGCACACGGCGGGAACGGTGGATTCAAATGCACGCCTCGTCACGGTTGCGGCGGCGGGAGCTCCTATTATTTCGCTCGATAGCCCGCTCGCAGCAGAGATCTCGATTCCTGGGAATGTCGGCTTGGTCTTGGAATCGACGGTCCTTGATGACACGCCCGCCACCCTGTCGGTGACGTGGAGCAAGTTCAGCGGTCCCGGGGCGGTAAACTTCCAGAACGCTTCGTCGGAAGATACCACGGCGATTTTCTCGGCACCCGGTGACTACGTCCTGCGTCTCACGGCGAGCGATGGAAACTTGGAGTCCACGAAAGATCTAACAGTCCATTCCGGAGTCACGCCGGTACAGCTGATCAATGCGGACATCAACGCGCCGCGGGCTGGCAGCGGCAGCTTGTCGGATGGCGTGGTTACGGTTTCGGGCGCAGGCAACGACATCTACGGCTCCGGCGACCAGTTCCACTTTTACTACACGGAAGTGACTGGTGACTTCGATTTCCGGGCACGTCTGGCGAGCAAGACGATCAGCGCTACCGGCGCGCATACCGCTCTGATGGCTCGCCAGAGCCTGACGGCGAACTCGATTCATGCCGCCGTCTCCCAGGAAGGCACGGGCAGCACGTACTTGATGCAGCGGGCGAGCACGGGCGGAAGCACCACAATCAATATCGGCAGTGCCGTCACGAACACGCCGCCGACCTGGATGCGCCTGGCTCGCAGCGGCGATAGCATTCGCGGCTACATCTCGGACGACGGCGTGACCTGGACAGAGAAGGGGCCGATCACTCCGGCGCTGCCAAGCACCGTGCTGCTCGGCTTCGCGGTTTCGAATTCTGAAGCAAGCAACAGCGCCGCGCTCAATGTTGCGACTTTCGACAGTATCAGCGGCCTGCGCAGCGGAAACGTCGGAGCAGTCGTCGCAGCGGGTCCCGATCAAAACATCACCGTCCTCCAGGCGGCCTTGACCGGAAGTTCGACCGATGACGGTCAGCCAAACCCACCGGGTGTTTTGAGCACGCGTTGGACGAAGATCAGCGGTCCCGGCACTGTTGATTTTACGAATGCGAACTCCCTCGTGACGAATGTGAACTTCTCCATGGCGGGTAACTATGTCCTGCGTCTCACCGCGGACGATGGGCAGGTGAAGACCTTCGATGATATCTTCATCACGATGCCTTCCGCTTTCGGTTCATGGCGCACCGCGAAGTTCGGCGCGCTGGCGGGAGACCCATCTGTTTCGGGGCCGGATGCGGACCCGAACGGCAATGGTCTCGCGAATCTGGCGGAGTATGCCCTCGGCACGGACCCGCTGGCTGAGGGCTCGGGAAATGTGCTCCGGAGCGAAGTAGAAAACGACCGTCTCAAGCTTAGCTTCACCCGTGATGAGGCGGCTACGGATGTGACAATCACCGTGCAAGCCAGTGATGCCCTCGAGGGGACATGGACGGATCTTGCTCGGAGTGTGGCCGGAGCGCCCTTCGCGCCTCTGCAAGCCGGGATCAGTGTCCAGGAGAACGGAGGCGGTCCCGTGGTGGATGTCGTCTTGGTCGATGCCTACGCCATCAGCGATCCCGCCCAGCCGCGCCGCTTTTTGCGGGTGCTAGTGACTGAAGATTGAAACAGGGATCGATGTGGATCTCCCCAAGAGGAGGAGCCCTCAACTTCGACATTGAGCGCCGGGCCTCCGCGGCCCAATGTTGGAGTGTAGATCCTCCGCCATGAACCGTCGTGCATCCCTCAAGCTCGCCGCCGCAGCTGGCATGGCTGCCTCCTCATCTTCCATTCTTGCTCAAGAAAAGCCCCGGCCTCTCAGGATACTTATCCTCGGCGGCACCGGGTTCACCGGACCCTACCAAGTCCGTTACGCGCTGTCGCGAGGTCATAAGATCACCCTCTTCAATCGTGGCCGCCGGCCCCAGGACTGGCCCGCCGAAGTGGAGGAACTCACCGGAGACCGCGACAAGGGCGACCTGAAATCCCTCGAAGGCCGAGAGTGGGACGTCTGTATCGATAATCCCGCAGGCCTACCCTCGTGGGTGCGCGATGCCGGTAAGGTGCTTGCGGGAAAAGTGAAGCACTACGTCTTCATTTCTACCGTCTCCGTCTATCGCGACAGCTCGAAGCCGGGGCGGGATGAATCCACGCCGCTCGAGAACTACGAAGGTCCCGATGCGATGGCCGAGACCCGCCAAACCCTAGGTGCGAACATGGCTCTTTACGGCCCTCTGAAAGCGGAGAGTGAGCGCGAGGCGGAAAAACAATTTCCCGGCATCACCACCATCATTCGTCCCGGCCTCATCGTGGGCCCGGGTGATGAAACCGACCGCTTTACCTATTGGCCGGTGCGTATCGCAAAAGGCGGTGAAATCCTTGCGCCTCCCGCGGATGACCCGGTCCAGGTCATTGATGCCCGCGACCTCGCGGAGTGGACCATCCGCATGGTGGAGCAGCGGACTTTAGGCGTCTTCAATGCCTGCGGTCCGGAAAAGGAGCTCGGCATGGGCAAGATGCTGGAGGAGATCCGCAGCGGGGTGAAGCCTGAGGCGAAGCTGGTCCACGTCACCACGGAGTTCCTGCAGAAGCAGAAAGTGATGCCGTGGGGAGATCTTCCCTGCTGGGTGCCGGGGCAGGGAGATAGCGCCGGCTTCTCCCGCACCAGCAATGAGCGTGCGGTAAAGGCTGGTCTCACCTTCCGTCCTGTCGCAACGACGGCGGCAGATGCGCTTGCGTGGTTTAACAACCAGCCGGCAGAACGGAAATCCAAGTTCCGCGCGGGGCTCACCGAGGAACGCGAAGCTGAGGTGCTCAAGGCGTGGGGAGAGAGGAAATGATCCCGTCGGCTCTTCCCTATTTGGTCTTCCGATGTGGTTCCAAGGCCTTCTTTAAATCGTCTTCGAAGGACATGCTGAGTCCGTAGTAGAGCTCTTGATTGCCGCGGGAGAAAATCAGCTCGGGCGGGTCCAAGCATATAATCAGGTCGACTCGTTCTCCATTTTCCATCCATGAAACTGCGTAGTCTCCGTGGAAATAGGATCCGCCTTTCTTTCCGGCAAACGAGTTCGTGAGCGATTCATCGGTGAGGATTCTTCGGAGCTCATCCGGATTCGCCGCGGGAGAGCCCGGCTGGTAGAACCATTCGTTGGCGATCTTGCGGACATCACCGCGCTTGGATTCTTCCCCATGGCTGGGATCATCTTCACGCGGAAGTCCGGCCATCACTGTGATCTCCGCGCCGTTCTTGAGTGCTTTCTGAAAGCTGAGAATTTCTTCGGGATCATCCGGAGTAAAAGGAGCGGGGCGCTTCGAAGCGTAAGCGCCGAACAGAGGATACAGCTGCCGGATGGCCTCGAAGTCCAGATCGTGACGAACGGTGATCTTCCCGTTCGTGAAGATCGCCTCGCCGCAGCCGTAGCAGAAAAGGGCGTGGACGAGCTCGTCTCCCGACTTCCAGGAAACGCCGAAGTCAGGATGAAAGCCACCGCACTCCTTCTCAGAGACGAACTTTTCATAGGTCTTCGCATCCGCGATAACCTCGCGCAAGGCATCGGCCTTCTTGGCGTTGATGGCAGGGGCGTAAAAACCATGGCCGGCGATCGTCGTGACGTCGTGACGCTTCATCTCCTCGTCAAAGGCCCATGAGGACATCATCCGCGGTACCCCTTCGTGGATTTTAATAGCTGCTCCCTCTCGTAGTGATTCGCGCCATCGTGACGAAGCGGAGACAGGCGTGGCCTTGTCGACAAGCTTCTTGTAGCCCGGTACCGTTTTCTCTCGCTCCATATCAACCGCAGCCCAGATTTCTCTAAGCGTCCTGTTCAAACCTCGATTCACGACCGGGAGCAATTTCTTGAAATCCTCTTGCGCTTTAAGGCCGAGGTCATAGCGCAATTCCTTGTTGCTTTGTAGAAGGATGGCTTCTCCGCAACCCAAGCAGATTTGCAAGACCGCTGGATTTTCATCGTTCCCCCAGCGTACCGCATAGTCCGGATGAAATCCTTCGCATTCCTTTTCCCCCTCCCACGGGTGCAAGGTATCTCCGTCCAAAAGCAGCTCTTTAAGCGTAGCGCTCTCCTTCTCATCGATTCCGGGATCCCGATAAGGCTGGTAAAAGTAGAAGCGTCCTAGCTCTCTTGCCGTTCCATCTCGGACCGCGTCGTCGAATGCGGCGGTGCCCTCCTTTGGTAGTCCCTCGTGAAGGTAGATCTTCTTGGTGGCACCCAGCAGTTGCAGGCTGGGTTTAGCCTCCTCGAGGGTCGCTGCTTTCTCCGGTATCGGAGGTGAATCCAGTGCGGTGTGGAACAGCGTTTTGGTGAGCTTTTTATAAGCGGGCTTGCTGACTCCATAGATCAGAGAGGCCGTATCAGATACAAAAGCGATCTCCCCCCGTTGATAGGAGAACAGGGCGTAGACGGATTGACCGCCACTATCCCATGAAAGCACTTCCGGGTTTCCGAAATCGCGCAAGCCTCCTTTCGTGTCCTGCTCCGGTGGAAAGGGAACAAGGCTTTCGGGGTCCGAGATGACGTCGCGGAGGAGTTCCATATCATGGAAGCTTTCGGGATTCTTCAGCTCGACCAGGTTGAAGCCATGGACGACCTGGATCTTCTCCGGGGCTGTCGGGTCGGCGAAGGGATCCTCCGAGCCTTCGGAAGAAGCTTGGTGGAACAATCTCACCGGCCCGCCTGTCCTGAGTGCCCTGCGCAGACTTTCGGAGGCCGACACGGGATCACCCCCATGCGCAGCCATAGCCGAGGCAACCGACAGAAGTGGCAGGAGGCGAATCATCTTACCGATCCATAGGGGAAATTGGCTTTTCGCTGAAAGACGAAATCGACGGCGGAGTCGCCGTTCCAAACGCCCGCACTCCATTCCTCAGCAAGTCACCCAAGATCCTATCATATAATAAAATCGAAATTTACCGTTGACGCGTAAAACCCATACGCATATCTACGCCCAACTTCATTCCGCTCCGATGCGTCTCCACCGATCCCAGATTAAACGTCACGCCGACCTCGTCTCAGAGGTCACTTGGTCGTGGCGCCGGGTTGTCGGATTGGAACAATTGGGCCTGTGCCCTCTAGCGTATCAAGCGATGACCTTTGCCGGTAACCCGGCGCCCAACCGAAGCAGGTTCAGGCCGAACGTGGCCTGATAGCCGCGTAAATCCAAGGATTTCCCGCAGCCCTGCTTCCTACCGGAAGCGGGGCTTTTTGTTTCCCCGAATTCCAACAGCCAACCCCTTTCCCAGCTTTCCAGAAACCGTGACCCTGTGTCCTTTCTAAAGATCCCCTGACCCTTCCGTCCCGCTAGACGGACCCATTCATTCCGATCCGGAAGCCTGAACCCGATCCCGCCAAGTTAGCGGTTGATCGAAATGGCATATCTTGGAGCGTGGGAGAACTGTTGTCATATGGCGGGCATCGAAATGGTGACCTTGGTGTAGAGGTAGCACCCCGCGTTGTGGACGCGGCAGGGCGGGTTCGATTCCCGTAGGTCACCCCACCAACCCTTTTCCTGACTCCCGATGACCACGCACGCACTCCAACGCACGACCGTCCTGGTGCTGAACCGCCACTGGCTCGCCATCGATACCATCACCCCGGCAGAAGCTTTTGGCCACTTGGCTACCGGCAGCGCCCGGGCCCTGAAGATCGAGGGCGATGCAATGCAGGCCTTTGACTGGGAAGACTGGCGCAGCCTGCCTGTGGAAGACGGAGCAACGGTCGTCGGCACCACGCGGGGTCCGGTCCGGATCCCTACGGTCATCGTGCTTTCGCGTTATGATCGCGTGCCGATCCACGTTCCGCGCCTCGGCTTCCGGGCGTTGTGGGAAAGGGATGGCGGACGCTGCCAATACAGCGGACGCAAGCTGACCCCTTCGGAAGCAAACATCGACCACATCATTCCCCGTTCGCGCGGCGGGCGGGACGATTGGGAAAACTGTGTGCTCGCCGATCGCACCATCAATGCCCGCAAGGGCGCACGCACTCCGGCGGAAGCCGGGCTGCGCTTGCTAAGCCAGCCGCGGAAACCGCGCTCCGTCCCCTCGACGCTACGCATCCGCAACCTCTGGAACATCAACGATTGGAACCACTTCCTTCATTTCCGCGAGTGACCCGATCGGGTGGCGTCTTTCACGAGACCCGCCCGGTCGGAAATCCCGCGGAGCAACCCCAACCCGAATCAAGCCATGCACGAAGCAAACATCATCTTCGCCCTGTTGGTCTTCGCGTTCGCGGTCCGGTTCGTCTGGCTCGAATTCAGCGGGAACTAAACAGCATCCCTTTTCATTCCATTTCCATTTTTACCATGATTCTTGAAACCAAGCGTAGCGCCGTCCTCGAGACTGCGCGCCTTCTACTCCGACAACCGGAACCGGACGACGTCGAGGCGATCGTTCGCTATGCAGGTGATCCGCGCGTGGCCCTGAAGACCACTGCCATTCCGTATCCCTATCGGGTTCGCGACGCATTGGAGTGGCTGGATGCCATCGAGATTGATCGGGTCGGTGGCGCGGTGGAAACCTTTGCCATCGAGCGCAAGACCGTCCCGGGGCTCATCGGTGTCATCAGCCTTGCCTTGCGGCAGGACCGCTGCAGCGCGGAGGTCGGCTACTGGCTGGGCGTCCCGTACTGGCGCTGCGGTTATGCCACCGAGTCGCTTCGCGAAGTGCTCCGTCACGCCTTCGTCGATCGCGGGCTCCTCTACGTCACCGGCTGGCACATGATCGAAAACCCGGCTTCGGGAAAGGTCATGCAGAAGGGCCGCATGATCTTCGAGAACATCGTCGCCGGCGGAATCAAGCGCGGCGACGAGTTCCACGACCGCGTGAACTACGGCCTCTTTGCCGACGAGTGGCAGAACGCCATCGCTTAATCCCTCACCAAGCCATGCAACGGAGTGCCACAGTCCACTGCGGCAGG
This portion of the Luteolibacter luteus genome encodes:
- a CDS encoding PKD domain-containing protein; the protein is MTWSKFSGPGAVNFQNASSEDTTAIFSAPGDYVLRLTASDGNLESTKDLTVHSGVTPVQLINADINAPRAGSGSLSDGVVTVSGAGNDIYGSGDQFHFYYTEVTGDFDFRARLASKTISATGAHTALMARQSLTANSIHAAVSQEGTGSTYLMQRASTGGSTTINIGSAVTNTPPTWMRLARSGDSIRGYISDDGVTWTEKGPITPALPSTVLLGFAVSNSEASNSAALNVATFDSISGLRSGNVGAVVAAGPDQNITVLQAALTGSSTDDGQPNPPGVLSTRWTKISGPGTVDFTNANSLVTNVNFSMAGNYVLRLTADDGQVKTFDDIFITMPSAFGSWRTAKFGALAGDPSVSGPDADPNGNGLANLAEYALGTDPLAEGSGNVLRSEVENDRLKLSFTRDEAATDVTITVQASDALEGTWTDLARSVAGAPFAPLQAGISVQENGGGPVVDVVLVDAYAISDPAQPRRFLRVLVTED
- a CDS encoding epimerase, which encodes MNRRASLKLAAAAGMAASSSSILAQEKPRPLRILILGGTGFTGPYQVRYALSRGHKITLFNRGRRPQDWPAEVEELTGDRDKGDLKSLEGREWDVCIDNPAGLPSWVRDAGKVLAGKVKHYVFISTVSVYRDSSKPGRDESTPLENYEGPDAMAETRQTLGANMALYGPLKAESEREAEKQFPGITTIIRPGLIVGPGDETDRFTYWPVRIAKGGEILAPPADDPVQVIDARDLAEWTIRMVEQRTLGVFNACGPEKELGMGKMLEEIRSGVKPEAKLVHVTTEFLQKQKVMPWGDLPCWVPGQGDSAGFSRTSNERAVKAGLTFRPVATTAADALAWFNNQPAERKSKFRAGLTEEREAEVLKAWGERK
- a CDS encoding HNH endonuclease; amino-acid sequence: MTTHALQRTTVLVLNRHWLAIDTITPAEAFGHLATGSARALKIEGDAMQAFDWEDWRSLPVEDGATVVGTTRGPVRIPTVIVLSRYDRVPIHVPRLGFRALWERDGGRCQYSGRKLTPSEANIDHIIPRSRGGRDDWENCVLADRTINARKGARTPAEAGLRLLSQPRKPRSVPSTLRIRNLWNINDWNHFLHFRE
- a CDS encoding GNAT family N-acetyltransferase codes for the protein MILETKRSAVLETARLLLRQPEPDDVEAIVRYAGDPRVALKTTAIPYPYRVRDALEWLDAIEIDRVGGAVETFAIERKTVPGLIGVISLALRQDRCSAEVGYWLGVPYWRCGYATESLREVLRHAFVDRGLLYVTGWHMIENPASGKVMQKGRMIFENIVAGGIKRGDEFHDRVNYGLFADEWQNAIA